Proteins encoded by one window of Lathyrus oleraceus cultivar Zhongwan6 chromosome 1, CAAS_Psat_ZW6_1.0, whole genome shotgun sequence:
- the LOC127081388 gene encoding uncharacterized protein LOC127081388 yields the protein MSENNPKTPLPPSSNVDHASTKYSRNKTHINPPESAIPDAATLRDQWKFAIRQYSKWYSHAWGTAILAGTAFFALGWFIKGENPIPSFNSNNNKPDNDKPPQPQ from the coding sequence ATGAGCGAGAACAATCCGAAAACCCCTCTTCCACCTTCTTCAAACGTAGATCATGCATCAACCAAATATTCACGAAACAAGACCCATATCAACCCACCAGAATCGGCAATTCCCGATGCCGCAACCCTGAGAGATCAATGGAAGTTCGCCATCAGACAGTACAGTAAATGGTACTCTCACGCTTGGGGAACTGCCATTCTTGCTGGAACTGCTTTCTTTGCACTTGGTTGGTTCATCAAGGGTGAAAATCCCATTCCCTCTTTCAACTCCAATAACAACAAACCTGACAATGACAAACCTCCCCAACCCCAGTGA
- the LOC127081394 gene encoding leucine-rich repeat receptor protein kinase HPCA1 gives MEHQHKLFPLLLLLLFQVLIVASQTDSGDFTALSSLIQSWKNKPLNWVGSDPCGSDWDGIRCANSRIIELKLPGLNLEGELSSAIQSLSELDTLDLSYNAGMTGTIPKEIGNLKNLNSLALVNCGFSGPIPDSIGSLKKLTFLALNSNKFNGNIPRTLGNLAILDWLDLDDNQLEGSIPVSDGQGQPGLDMLLKAQHFHLGNNKLSGPIPLTLFNSSMILEHVLFDHNQLTGSIPSSLSLLSKVEVVRFDKNRLSGRVPNSLNNLEKLSEIYLSHNELNGSLPDFTGMTRLTYVDLSDNNFNSSDIPSWVYASSLPDLTTVILKDNQLSGTLNLSSGYRRSLQLIDLQNNAITDLEMGNQKLNFDLRLGQNKICLENGVSNEVYCKAPQVIPSYSTPTNNCPTPSCSNNQIASPNCKCAFPYIGNLSSRAFSFSNYSNTSYYAEIEQSLMSTFRKENIPVDSVSLSNPIKVTSTDNFQLTLNVFPSQADRFNTTGVSTAAFVLSNQIYTPPAFFSPYIFIGLSYSYYGGEPKGSKSSNTGAIIGAVVGILVFLVLAILIGLYIIRKKRTRSSELNPFVNWEQNKNSGAAPQLKGARWFSFDEMRKYTNNFAEANTIGSGGYGQVYQGALPTGELVAIKRAGKESMQGAVEFKTEIELLSRVHHKNLVSLVGFCYEKGEQMLVYEYVPNGTLMDSLTGKSGIWMDWIRRLKVTLGAARGLTYLHELADPPIIHRDIKSSNILLDNHLVAKVADFGLSKLLVDSDRGHVTTQVKGTMGYLDPEYYMTQQLTEKSDVYSFGVLMLELATSRKPIEQGKYIVREVMRVMDTSKDLYNLHSVLDQSILKGTRPKGLERYVELALRCVKEYAADRPSMAEVAKEIESIIELVGVNPNSESTSTTETYEEAGAGNGKHPYVNDGEFEYSGMFPTIRVDPQ, from the exons ATGGAACATCAACATAAACTGTTTCCTCTTCTGCTGTTACTTCTGTTCCAAGTTTTGATTGTTGCATCACAGACAGATAGTGGAGATT TTACTGCTCTTTCGTCTCTCATACAATCATGGAAAAACAAACCGTTAAATTGGGTTGGTTCTGATCCTTGTGGAAGTGATTGGGATGGAATTCGTTGCGCCAATTCGAGAATCATCGAACT GAAACTACCGGGGTTGAATTTGGAGGGAGAACTATCTTCAGCAATTCAGTCCTTATCTGAACTTGACACACT CGATCTTTCGTACAACGCAGGCATGACAGGAACGATTCCGAAGGAAATTGGGAATTTGAAAAACCTCAATTCCTT GGCATTGGTTAACTGTGGTTTCTCTGGCCCTATTCCTGATTCAATAGGATCTTTAAAAAAGCTGACCTTTTT AGCGCTGAATTCGAATAAGTTCAACGGAAACATTCCGCGCACTCTTGGAAATCTAGCCATCCTTGATTGGTTAGATCTTGATGATAACCAGCTGGAAGGGTCTATTCCTGTCTCTGATGGTCAAGGGCAGCCAGGTCTTGACATGCTCCTTAAGGCCCAACACTT TCATTTGGGGAACAATAAACTCTCAGGTCCAATACCGCTAACACTTTTTAACTCCAGCATGATTCTAGAACATGT GCTTTTCGACCACAATCAACTAACCGGCAGTATTCCTAGCAGTTTAAGCCTTCTGAGCAAAGTGGAAGTGGT ACGCTTTGACAAGAATCGATTAAGCGGGAGAGTGCCTAACAGTTTGAACAATCTCGAAAAACTTAGCGAGAT TTATTTATCTCACAATGAACTGAATGGCTCTCTGCCGGATTTTACTGGAATGACTCGTCTCACCTACGT GGATCTGAGTGACAATAATTTCAATTCTTCTGATATTCCTTCATGGGTTTATGCTTCTAGTCTCCCAGATCTGACGACAGT AATACTGAAGGACAACCAGCTCAGTGGCACATTAAATCTCAGCAGTGGCTACAGAAGAAGTCTGCAACTCATTGACTTGCAAAACAATGCTATTACCGACCTCGAGATGGGAAACCAAAAATTGAATTTCGACTTGAG ATTGGGTCAAAACAAGATTTGTCTTGAAAATGGAGTTTCTAATGAGGTTTACTGCAAAGCTCCTCAAGTCATTCCCTCGTATTCGACACCAACGAATAATTGTCCAACTCCTTCATGCAGTAACAATCAAATTGCCAGCCCAAACTGTAAATGCGCATTTCCCTACATTGGAAATCTATCATCTAGAGCTTTTAGTTTCTCCAATTATAGTAACACGAGTTACTACGCGGAAATTGAGCAGTCGTTGATGAGTACTTTTCGAAAAGAAAATATTCCAGTGGATTCGGTTTCTCTTAGTAATCCTATCAAGGTTACATCTACTGATAATTTTCAGTTGACTCTTAATGTCTTCCCTTCTCAAGCCGATCGTTTCAATACCACTGGAGTTTCAACAGCTGCTTTTGTGCTTAGCAACCAAATTTACACGCCTCCAGCATTTTTCTCCCCTTACATCTTCATTGGTCTTAGCTATTCATATTATGGAG GAGAACCTAAGGGATCAAAGTCATCGAATACAGGCGCAATAATTGGTGCGGTAGTTGGTATATTGGTCTTTCTTGTACTGGCGATCCTTATAGGGCTATACATTATTCGCAAAAAAAGAACAAGATCTTCCGAGTTGAACCCTTTTG TAAACTGGGAACAGAACAAGAATAGTGGAGCTGCTCCGCAGTTGAAAGGAGCGCGATGGTTTTCATTTGATGAGATGAGGAAATACACCAACAATTTCGCAGAAGCCAACACTATTGGATCGGGCGGCTATGGACAG GTTTACCAAGGTGCTCTTCCCACCGGAGAATTGGTTGCCATCAAAAGGGCTGGAAAAGAATCTATGCAGGGTGCTGTTGAGTTTAAAACTGAGATTGAACTTCTATCAAGGGTCCATCATAAGAATCTCGTTAGTCTCGTTGGCTTCTGTTACGAGAAAGGCGAACAAATGCTCGTCTACGAGTATGTTCCAAATGGAACTTTAATGGACAGTCTTACAG GAAAATCTGGGATATGGATGGATTGGATAAGGAGGCTCAAAGTTACATTGGGTGCTGCCAGGGGTCTGACCTATCTACATGAACTTGCAGACCCACCAATCATACACAGAGACATAAAATCAAGCAATATCCTACTTGATAATCACCTTGTCGCTAAAGTGGCTGATTTCGGTCTCTCCAAACTTCTTGTTGATAGCGATAGAGGCCATGTTACTACTCAAGTCAAAGGGACCATG GGATACTTGGATCCTGAATATTACATGACCCAACAATTGACTGAAAAGAGTGATGTATATAGCTTTGGAGTGCTAATGCTGGAACTAGCAACATCAAGAAAGCCAATAGAGCAAGGAAAATACATTGTAAGAGAGGTAATGAGGGTAATGGATACATCGAAAGATTTATACAACCTTCATTCGGTTCTTGATCAAAGTATACTGAAAGGGACAAGACCAAAAGGTTTAGAGAGGTATGTGGAACTTGCATTGAGGTGTGTGAAAGAATATGCAGCTGATAGACCTTCGATGGCCGAGGTTGCAAAAGAGATCGAGAGCATAATCGAGCTTGTTGGAGTGAACCCGAATTCTGAATCAACTTCAACAACAGAAACATATGAGGAAGCGGGTGCGGGGAATGGTAAGCATCCTTATGTGAATGATGGTGAATTTGAATATAGTGGAATGTTTCCAACAATAAGGGTAGATCCTCAATGA